Genomic segment of Sulfitobacter faviae:
GGCCAAAGTCGGGGTCGCTGCACAGGCCCAAGGGCATCGCCGCGCGCCATTTGCTGTGCCGCCCCCCTGCGTTGAAGGCGGCGAGGAAGCTGTCATCCAGCATCCACTGGTTCTGCTGCGCCACGCCCCCCGTGATGAAGACCCC
This window contains:
- a CDS encoding glucokinase produces the protein MVQYLGGVAGDLGLVMGARGGVFITGGVAQQNQWMLDDSFLAAFNAGGRHSKWRAAMPLGLCSDPDFGLLGARNCLFVQHERPLPD